One genomic region from uncultured Tateyamaria sp. encodes:
- a CDS encoding DUF2065 domain-containing protein, translating to MAWVLLALGLVMLVEGLAYVLAPSLIERVLEMLRSLPENARRQFGALVLVSGLICIWLAFFIGL from the coding sequence ATGGCTTGGGTCCTTCTGGCCCTCGGACTTGTGATGCTTGTGGAGGGGCTGGCCTATGTGCTGGCCCCTTCGCTTATCGAGCGCGTGCTTGAGATGCTGCGGAGCCTTCCCGAAAACGCCCGCCGCCAATTCGGGGCGCTGGTCCTGGTCAGCGGCCTGATCTGCATCTGGCTCGCGTTTTTCATCGGATTGTAA
- the hflC gene encoding protease modulator HflC has protein sequence MRRSAFLLPIVVVIAAIGLSSLYIVDEREKALVLQFGRVVDIKEDPGLAFKIPLIQEVVRYDDRILSRDVEPLEVTPLDDRRLVVDAFARYRITDVNQFRQAVGTGGELAAERRIDGILRNELREVLGSVSSNDILSSDRAALMLRIRNGAIAEARALGIEVVDVRLKRTDLPAENLDATFERMRAEREREATDERARGNEAAQRVRAQADRTVVELTSDAERQAEIIRGEADARRNNIFAEAFGADPEFFEFYRSLTAYQRALRGENSTMVMSPDSEFFNYLRSDQGTRSAEGD, from the coding sequence ATGCGTAGATCTGCATTTCTTCTGCCCATTGTGGTTGTGATCGCGGCCATTGGCCTGTCATCCCTGTACATCGTGGACGAACGTGAAAAAGCGCTTGTGCTGCAATTCGGCCGTGTCGTTGACATCAAGGAAGACCCCGGCCTGGCCTTCAAGATCCCGCTGATCCAGGAAGTCGTGCGCTATGACGACCGCATTCTCAGCCGGGATGTCGAACCGCTCGAAGTGACACCTCTGGATGATCGTCGTCTGGTTGTCGACGCCTTTGCCCGTTACCGGATCACGGATGTGAACCAATTCAGGCAGGCCGTCGGTACAGGTGGCGAATTGGCCGCCGAGCGCCGGATTGACGGCATTTTGCGGAACGAGTTGCGCGAAGTGCTGGGCTCGGTATCGTCCAACGATATCCTCAGCTCTGACCGGGCAGCCCTGATGCTGCGCATTCGCAACGGTGCCATTGCCGAAGCCCGCGCGCTGGGTATCGAGGTGGTGGACGTGCGCCTGAAGCGTACCGACCTGCCTGCGGAAAACCTGGATGCCACCTTTGAACGGATGCGGGCGGAACGCGAACGCGAGGCCACCGACGAACGCGCCCGCGGTAACGAGGCGGCCCAGCGTGTGCGCGCCCAGGCCGACCGGACCGTCGTGGAACTGACATCGGATGCCGAACGTCAGGCCGAGATCATCCGTGGTGAGGCCGACGCGCGTCGCAACAACATCTTTGCCGAGGCGTTCGGCGCTGACCCGGAGTTCTTCGAGTTCTACCGGTCGCTGACCGCGTATCAGCGCGCGCTCAGGGGCGAGAACTCGACCATGGTGATGTCACCGGATAGCGAATTCTTCAACTACCTGCGCTCTGACCAGGGGACGCGCAGCGCCGAGGGAGACTGA
- the hflK gene encoding FtsH protease activity modulator HflK has product MAGNTGGPWGGGGNSGDGDGGRRNGSGGGGGRGSGGRGPGDEGPQIPEIDELVKKGQEQLRVLMGGRGGGGTGGGRGSGGGGGPFLTRGTLGLGALAAIVLWGLASFYTVRPEEQSVELFLGEFSSVGNPGLNFAPWPVVTAEVIPVTREQTEEIGVGGRGGDAGLMLTGDENIVDIDFQVVWNITQPDKFLFNLRDPRPTIRAVSESAMREIIAQSELAPILNRDRGAIAARLQELIQSTLDSYDSGVNIIRVNFDKADPPESVIAAFRDVQAAEQERDRLQNVADAYANRVLAEARGQAAQLLEEAEGYRAQQVNQAQGEASRFSAVLEEYLKAPEVTRKRLYLETMEQVLGDIDKIILDETQNGGGGQGVVPYLPLNELRRSGGTN; this is encoded by the coding sequence ATGGCTGGCAATACAGGCGGCCCCTGGGGGGGTGGCGGAAACTCGGGTGACGGTGACGGCGGACGCCGGAACGGTTCCGGCGGCGGCGGTGGCCGCGGCAGTGGCGGGCGCGGTCCCGGTGATGAGGGTCCGCAGATCCCCGAAATCGATGAATTGGTCAAAAAAGGCCAGGAACAGCTGCGCGTCCTGATGGGCGGTCGCGGCGGTGGCGGCACCGGTGGCGGGCGCGGATCGGGCGGCGGCGGTGGTCCGTTCCTGACACGCGGCACGCTGGGTCTTGGGGCCCTGGCCGCGATTGTGCTTTGGGGCTTGGCAAGTTTCTACACTGTCCGGCCCGAAGAGCAGTCAGTCGAATTGTTCCTGGGCGAGTTTTCATCCGTCGGCAATCCGGGCCTGAACTTTGCCCCGTGGCCCGTCGTGACGGCAGAGGTGATCCCGGTCACGCGCGAACAGACCGAAGAGATTGGAGTGGGCGGTCGTGGAGGCGATGCCGGCCTGATGCTGACGGGCGACGAAAACATCGTCGATATCGACTTTCAGGTGGTCTGGAACATCACCCAGCCGGACAAGTTCCTGTTCAACTTGCGCGATCCGCGCCCGACAATCCGGGCCGTGTCGGAATCGGCCATGCGCGAGATCATCGCGCAATCGGAACTGGCCCCGATCCTGAACCGTGACCGGGGTGCCATTGCGGCCCGTCTTCAGGAACTGATCCAGTCCACGCTCGACAGCTACGATTCAGGTGTGAACATCATTCGCGTCAACTTTGACAAGGCCGACCCGCCGGAATCCGTGATCGCCGCCTTCCGCGACGTGCAGGCCGCGGAACAGGAACGGGACCGCTTGCAAAACGTGGCCGACGCCTATGCCAACCGGGTGCTGGCCGAAGCACGGGGTCAGGCGGCCCAGCTTCTGGAAGAGGCAGAAGGCTACCGCGCCCAGCAGGTCAACCAGGCACAGGGTGAGGCAAGCCGCTTCTCTGCCGTGCTCGAGGAGTACCTGAAAGCGCCCGAAGTGACGCGCAAGCGTCTCTACCTTGAGACAATGGAACAGGTGCTTGGCGACATCGACAAGATCATCCTGGACGAAACCCAAAACGGCGGAGGCGGGCAGGGCGTTGTCCCCTATCTTCCCCTGAACGAGTTGCGCCGCAGCGGAGGGACCAACTGA
- a CDS encoding FAD-dependent oxidoreductase, with the protein MADYDYDLFVIGGGSGGVRAARVAAGEAGARVALAEDDRYGGTCVIRGCVPKKLMVFASEFSGTADVANAYGWNMTSGSFDWSGFRSRLNTELDRLEDVYRSLLKNSGVETFDARATLKDKHTVALSTGETKTAKTILIATGGRPVRPDLPNADLGIVSDDIFHLDTLPKSILIIGGGYIACEFACILHGLGVQVTQYYRGAQILRGFDDEARGLIAEAMRDRGIELHTGTNIVQMGPASDDHSGPVPTASDAAMGASAQQEEIMAYGGVKDDAQGDRTGPVWVKSTNGREQVFDAVLFATGRDPNSTDMGLEEVGIEVGRRGEILVDEYSKTAVDSVYAIGDVTNRVNLTPVAIREGMAFVETAFKDNPTAVDHSLIPSAVFTQPEMGTVGLSEEDAREKEEVEVYCTSFRPMRTAFAGKPDRVLMKLVVSKANRTVLGCHIVAPDAGEMIQLAGVAIKMGATKEDFDRTVAVHPTMSEEIVTMRTPMRTA; encoded by the coding sequence ATGGCTGACTATGATTACGACCTCTTTGTCATCGGGGGCGGTTCCGGTGGTGTGCGCGCGGCGCGGGTCGCCGCGGGCGAGGCGGGGGCCCGCGTGGCCCTGGCCGAAGACGACCGCTATGGCGGCACATGCGTGATCCGGGGCTGTGTCCCCAAGAAACTGATGGTGTTTGCCAGCGAATTCTCCGGCACGGCTGATGTCGCCAACGCCTATGGCTGGAACATGACAAGTGGCAGCTTCGATTGGTCGGGTTTTCGCAGCCGCCTGAACACCGAACTGGACCGGTTGGAGGATGTGTACCGCAGCCTTCTGAAAAATTCCGGGGTCGAGACATTTGATGCGCGCGCCACGCTGAAGGACAAGCACACCGTCGCGTTGTCCACGGGCGAGACCAAGACCGCCAAGACGATCCTGATCGCAACCGGTGGCCGTCCGGTGCGACCCGACCTGCCAAATGCGGACCTTGGCATCGTCAGTGACGACATCTTTCACCTCGACACGTTGCCAAAGTCGATCCTGATCATCGGTGGCGGATACATCGCCTGCGAATTTGCCTGCATCCTGCATGGGTTGGGCGTGCAGGTTACACAGTATTATCGCGGTGCGCAGATCCTGCGCGGCTTTGATGACGAGGCACGCGGCCTGATTGCCGAAGCCATGCGCGACCGGGGCATCGAACTGCACACCGGCACCAACATCGTCCAGATGGGCCCGGCGTCGGATGATCATTCAGGTCCCGTGCCGACGGCATCGGACGCGGCCATGGGGGCCAGCGCGCAGCAGGAGGAGATCATGGCCTATGGCGGGGTCAAGGATGACGCGCAGGGGGACCGCACGGGGCCTGTCTGGGTCAAATCGACCAACGGGCGGGAACAGGTGTTTGATGCCGTTCTGTTTGCTACGGGCCGCGATCCGAACAGCACCGATATGGGGCTGGAGGAGGTCGGCATAGAGGTGGGACGGCGCGGTGAGATCCTGGTCGATGAGTATTCGAAAACCGCCGTCGACAGCGTCTATGCGATCGGCGACGTGACCAACCGGGTCAACCTGACGCCGGTCGCCATCCGCGAGGGCATGGCCTTTGTCGAAACTGCGTTCAAGGACAACCCCACGGCAGTGGATCACAGCCTGATCCCGTCGGCCGTGTTCACCCAGCCCGAAATGGGCACCGTCGGCCTGAGCGAGGAAGACGCACGCGAAAAGGAGGAGGTCGAGGTGTATTGCACGTCGTTCCGTCCCATGCGCACCGCCTTTGCCGGAAAACCCGACCGCGTGTTGATGAAACTGGTGGTGTCCAAGGCCAACCGCACCGTCCTGGGCTGTCACATCGTCGCACCGGACGCGGGCGAGATGATCCAACTGGCCGGTGTCGCCATCAAGATGGGCGCCACCAAAGAAGATTTCGACCGGACGGTGGCGGTGCACCCCACCATGTCCGAAGAGATCGTGACAATGCGAACCCCGATGCGGACTGCTTGA
- the rpiA gene encoding ribose-5-phosphate isomerase RpiA, protein MSGELSPIDKAKFVAAKRAADYVEDGMRVGLGTGSTAAWLVRCLGEQVREGGLRFKGVPTSTRTADLAREVGIEVISLDEARWLDVTIDGADEFDGDLNLIKGGGGALLQEKIVATASDQMVVIADIGKEVEHLGAFPLPIEVIPFGWQTTQALVEETLISMDVLGRQSSLRMNGERPFITDEGNYILDLHLQRIGNPRQLSLVINQMPGVVENGLFIDICDAVVIGYGDGRVEVRDINEGTVEQDRLDFLESDNLFTDLAD, encoded by the coding sequence ATGTCCGGAGAATTGTCGCCCATCGACAAGGCCAAATTCGTCGCCGCGAAACGCGCGGCCGACTACGTCGAAGATGGGATGCGCGTGGGACTGGGCACCGGATCAACGGCGGCCTGGCTGGTGCGCTGTCTGGGCGAACAGGTCCGCGAGGGCGGATTGCGGTTCAAGGGCGTGCCCACGTCCACCCGCACCGCCGATCTGGCGCGCGAGGTCGGGATCGAGGTGATCAGCCTGGACGAGGCGCGGTGGCTGGACGTGACCATCGATGGCGCGGACGAATTTGATGGCGACCTGAACCTGATCAAGGGCGGCGGCGGCGCACTGTTGCAGGAAAAGATCGTGGCGACAGCCTCTGATCAAATGGTGGTGATCGCCGATATCGGGAAAGAGGTAGAGCATCTGGGCGCCTTCCCCCTGCCCATAGAAGTGATCCCCTTCGGTTGGCAGACAACGCAGGCGCTGGTCGAGGAGACCCTGATTTCCATGGATGTGCTGGGCCGGCAATCCAGCCTGCGCATGAACGGCGAACGTCCCTTTATCACCGACGAGGGCAACTATATCCTGGACCTGCATTTGCAGCGTATCGGCAATCCGCGCCAGCTGAGCCTGGTGATCAATCAGATGCCGGGTGTGGTTGAAAACGGCCTTTTCATCGATATTTGTGATGCGGTCGTGATTGGCTACGGTGATGGCAGGGTCGAAGTGCGCGACATCAACGAAGGCACCGTGGAACAGGATCGGCTCGACTTTCTGGAAAGCGACAATCTGTTCACCGACCTTGCAGACTAA
- a CDS encoding EF-hand domain-containing protein yields MRWILLLMSVLACAMPWRAAFAQEVSGQALVDALVARTPGTTLNRMRARPNDFVQEAAGLILGYGGPEGLSAADIETAIAAEHARSRAREMRRLLEADLNDDLSVTRAELDVLLRAASATMRGRLLVWHRSADADDNGTVSWAELRRQAALRADADLSDTAMAAMREMMTFDLNGDDRVQLDEVLEAMELLGAPA; encoded by the coding sequence ATGCGCTGGATCTTGTTGCTGATGTCTGTTCTGGCCTGTGCGATGCCATGGCGGGCGGCTTTTGCCCAAGAGGTGTCGGGACAGGCCCTGGTGGACGCGCTGGTCGCGCGTACGCCGGGCACGACCCTGAACCGGATGCGGGCGCGCCCGAATGACTTTGTGCAAGAGGCGGCGGGGCTCATCCTTGGCTATGGCGGGCCCGAGGGATTGAGCGCTGCGGATATCGAGACGGCCATTGCCGCCGAACACGCCCGGAGCCGCGCGCGTGAGATGCGGCGGCTGCTTGAGGCGGACCTGAACGATGATCTGAGCGTCACGCGGGCCGAACTGGACGTGCTGTTGCGGGCGGCCTCGGCCACGATGCGCGGGCGGCTTCTGGTGTGGCACAGGTCGGCGGATGCCGATGACAATGGCACTGTCAGCTGGGCTGAATTACGTCGTCAGGCCGCCTTGCGCGCCGATGCCGACCTGTCGGACACCGCGATGGCGGCGATGCGCGAGATGATGACCTTTGACCTGAATGGCGACGACCGGGTTCAGCTGGACGAGGTGCTGGAGGCGATGGAACTGCTGGGCGCACCGGCCTGA
- a CDS encoding glutathione S-transferase: protein MSYVLHYAPDNASMIVRLVLEDLGLPYQVALVDRAVQAHQSTAFRALNPAGLIPALETPQGVMFETAAILLWLADTHRAMAPEPGSARRPAFLSTLFFTSNTLHAQLRMMFYPWKYVGPDDEAQARLRTKLRTASAADMALPGALTVLDRYYASLDKDGARAPWVLDYYIACILRWCRIYPARWTGWCDLGAYPALDRLTKMLETRPSVDRVARAEGLGAHPFTAPQLPTPPEGSAL, encoded by the coding sequence ATGAGCTATGTTTTGCACTATGCGCCCGACAATGCCTCGATGATCGTGCGGCTGGTCCTCGAGGATCTGGGCCTCCCCTATCAGGTGGCGCTGGTGGACCGTGCGGTTCAGGCGCACCAATCCACGGCATTCCGGGCGCTGAACCCCGCCGGTCTGATCCCTGCACTGGAAACGCCGCAAGGTGTGATGTTCGAAACCGCCGCGATCCTGCTGTGGCTGGCGGACACGCACCGGGCGATGGCACCCGAGCCAGGCAGCGCGAGGCGGCCCGCCTTCCTGTCGACACTCTTTTTCACGTCCAACACCCTGCACGCGCAGTTGCGGATGATGTTCTATCCGTGGAAATACGTCGGGCCGGACGACGAGGCCCAAGCCAGGTTGCGGACGAAGCTGCGCACCGCAAGTGCGGCCGACATGGCGCTGCCCGGGGCCCTGACCGTGCTGGATCGATACTATGCCAGCCTGGACAAGGACGGCGCGCGCGCGCCTTGGGTCCTCGACTATTACATTGCATGCATTCTGCGGTGGTGCCGCATCTATCCGGCGAGATGGACCGGCTGGTGCGATCTGGGCGCTTATCCGGCACTGGACCGCCTGACCAAAATGCTGGAAACACGACCCTCTGTGGACCGCGTGGCCCGGGCCGAGGGCCTTGGTGCGCACCCGTTCACCGCTCCGCAACTGCCCACCCCACCGGAAGGATCGGCGCTCTAG
- a CDS encoding L-serine ammonia-lyase: protein MFLSVFEMFKVGIGPSSSHTMGPMVAAARFLDMMRASPFQFAGVRASLHGSLAFTGVGHATDRATILGLAGFVPDTYDHDQAQATLAALHDTHLLHPEGLPALRFDPGADLIFDYDTQLTGHANGMILMATDAQGDVTLRQVFYSIGGGFVMTEEELAAGKATDEGAPVPYPFKTATEMLEMAETSGKTIAGMKRANEVSRNGDAHLRSGTRRLWQVMNDCITRGLCTDGVLPGGLGVKRRAKGIHDKLIEERGMNLTAPHTINDWMSVYAMAVNEENAAGGQVVTAPTNGAAGVLPATLRYYLDHVPGASEAHIEDFLLTAAAIGGLVKYNASISGAEAGCQAEVGSAAAMAAAGLCAVMGGTPAQIENAAEIALEHHLGMTCDPVRGLVQVPCIERNGLGAIKAVSAASLALRGDGTHLVPLDACIETMRQTGADMSEKYKETSLGGLAVNVPNC from the coding sequence ATGTTTCTCTCTGTCTTCGAGATGTTCAAGGTCGGCATCGGCCCGTCCTCGTCCCACACCATGGGGCCGATGGTGGCAGCAGCCCGGTTTCTGGACATGATGCGCGCGTCGCCCTTCCAATTTGCAGGTGTGCGCGCCTCGTTGCATGGCTCCCTGGCTTTCACCGGCGTGGGCCACGCCACGGACCGGGCCACGATCCTGGGATTGGCCGGGTTCGTGCCGGACACCTATGATCATGACCAGGCGCAAGCGACCTTGGCCGCCCTGCACGACACGCATCTTCTCCACCCCGAAGGCCTGCCAGCGCTGCGGTTCGATCCCGGGGCGGACCTGATCTTTGATTACGACACGCAATTGACGGGCCACGCCAACGGCATGATCCTGATGGCCACGGATGCCCAGGGCGACGTCACGTTGCGCCAGGTCTTCTATTCCATCGGCGGCGGCTTTGTGATGACCGAGGAGGAGCTGGCCGCAGGCAAGGCCACCGACGAGGGCGCGCCCGTCCCCTACCCGTTCAAGACCGCCACCGAGATGCTCGAGATGGCAGAGACATCCGGCAAGACCATTGCAGGCATGAAGCGCGCCAACGAGGTGTCGCGCAATGGCGATGCGCATCTGCGGTCAGGCACCAGACGGCTGTGGCAGGTGATGAATGATTGCATCACGCGCGGTCTTTGCACCGATGGTGTCCTGCCCGGTGGTCTCGGCGTGAAACGCCGGGCCAAGGGCATCCACGACAAGCTGATCGAGGAACGCGGCATGAACCTGACCGCGCCGCACACGATCAACGATTGGATGAGCGTTTATGCCATGGCCGTGAACGAAGAGAACGCCGCGGGCGGTCAGGTGGTCACCGCCCCCACCAACGGGGCCGCAGGCGTGCTGCCCGCGACCCTGCGGTATTACCTCGACCACGTGCCCGGCGCATCCGAAGCCCATATCGAGGACTTCCTGCTGACCGCCGCCGCGATTGGCGGGCTGGTCAAGTACAACGCCTCCATTTCAGGGGCGGAGGCTGGCTGCCAAGCCGAAGTGGGCAGTGCCGCCGCCATGGCCGCCGCCGGTCTCTGCGCCGTGATGGGGGGCACGCCCGCCCAGATCGAAAACGCCGCCGAGATCGCACTGGAACATCATTTGGGCATGACCTGTGACCCCGTGCGTGGGCTGGTGCAGGTGCCCTGCATCGAACGCAACGGGCTGGGGGCGATCAAGGCGGTCAGCGCCGCCAGCCTTGCCCTGCGCGGAGACGGCACGCATCTTGTCCCGCTTGACGCCTGCATCGAGACGATGCGGCAGACCGGCGCGGACATGAGCGAGAAGTACAAGGAAACTTCGCTGGGGGGATTGGCGGTGAACGTGCCGAATTGCTGA
- a CDS encoding DMT family transporter, whose translation MAQDRPLLGILLMLGFCIVAPVGDAVAKVLGQSVPLGQLVLVRFAVQAVILIPIVWVGSRLWRMQGRVFWLTLFRTVLHILGIGAMFTALQYLPLADAVAIAFVMPFIMLLLGKYVLGEEVGSRRLVACIIGFVGTLMVVQPSFVQVGWPALLPLFVALNFSVFMLVTRQIAKETDPIGLQAVSGVMAIVIMAPLVFLLQGYDLPGIELIRPDAVEWSLLLSIGLLGTTAHLLMTWSLRYAPSATLAPMQYLEIPFATIIGFLVFRDLPDGLAAVGICITIAAGLYVVLRERAIARVGTRAPAPA comes from the coding sequence ATGGCTCAAGATCGCCCTCTTCTCGGCATCCTTCTGATGCTGGGCTTTTGCATCGTGGCCCCGGTGGGGGACGCGGTGGCGAAAGTGTTGGGCCAATCTGTGCCCCTCGGCCAGCTGGTGCTTGTCCGTTTTGCAGTGCAGGCGGTGATCCTGATCCCGATCGTCTGGGTCGGGTCGCGCCTGTGGCGGATGCAGGGCCGGGTATTCTGGCTGACCCTGTTCCGAACCGTGCTGCACATCCTTGGCATCGGCGCCATGTTCACTGCCTTGCAATATCTACCACTCGCGGACGCGGTTGCCATCGCCTTTGTCATGCCGTTCATCATGTTGCTCCTGGGCAAATACGTGCTGGGCGAAGAAGTTGGCAGCCGCCGTCTTGTGGCCTGCATCATCGGATTTGTCGGCACGCTGATGGTCGTGCAGCCCAGCTTCGTTCAGGTCGGCTGGCCCGCCCTGTTGCCGCTCTTCGTGGCTCTGAATTTCTCTGTCTTCATGCTGGTGACCCGCCAGATCGCCAAGGAAACCGATCCGATCGGGCTGCAAGCGGTCAGCGGCGTGATGGCCATCGTGATCATGGCACCGCTGGTGTTCCTTCTGCAGGGCTATGACCTGCCGGGGATCGAACTGATCCGACCCGATGCGGTGGAATGGAGCCTCCTTTTGTCGATCGGCCTGCTGGGTACAACCGCCCATCTTCTGATGACCTGGTCGCTGCGCTATGCGCCCTCGGCCACGCTGGCGCCCATGCAATATCTTGAAATTCCCTTTGCGACGATCATCGGGTTTCTGGTCTTCCGCGACCTGCCTGACGGCCTTGCCGCCGTGGGCATCTGCATCACGATTGCGGCGGGTCTTTACGTTGTCCTGCGCGAGCGGGCCATCGCGCGGGTCGGGACGCGTGCACCAGCGCCCGCGTAA
- a CDS encoding thiamine diphosphokinase gives MTFPIVHSSDPVALFGGGAADLADVAAVQALATRFVAADGGAEVALRAGVALDAVIGDFDSVSPETLAQIPADRHHRIAEQDSTDFDKALRHIAAPLVLAVGFLGGRVDHQLACLSVLARYPDRPCILLGPEECVLLCPPALDLDTRAGEVVSLVPLAPVQGTSAGLRWGIDGLVFDPMVRVGTSNMAEGPVALTMTAPAMILIVPRRCLSSLTRALVHASRPARWPARAGQRKDPPQS, from the coding sequence ATGACTTTCCCGATTGTTCACAGTTCTGACCCCGTGGCCCTGTTTGGCGGCGGTGCGGCGGATTTGGCGGATGTGGCCGCCGTTCAGGCCCTTGCCACCCGTTTCGTGGCCGCCGACGGGGGGGCAGAGGTGGCCCTGCGCGCGGGTGTGGCCCTGGATGCGGTCATCGGGGATTTCGATTCCGTGTCGCCGGAGACGCTTGCGCAGATCCCTGCCGACCGGCACCACCGCATTGCCGAGCAGGACAGCACCGATTTTGACAAGGCGTTGCGGCATATCGCGGCACCTCTGGTTCTGGCCGTGGGCTTTCTGGGCGGTCGCGTTGATCATCAACTGGCCTGTCTCAGTGTGCTGGCCCGCTATCCAGATCGGCCCTGCATCCTGCTGGGGCCTGAGGAATGCGTTCTGCTGTGCCCGCCTGCATTGGACCTGGACACCCGGGCAGGGGAGGTCGTGTCGCTTGTTCCACTTGCACCGGTGCAGGGGACATCCGCCGGATTGCGCTGGGGCATTGACGGGCTGGTGTTCGATCCGATGGTCCGGGTTGGCACGTCGAACATGGCGGAGGGGCCGGTTGCGTTAACCATGACAGCGCCCGCGATGATCCTGATCGTGCCGCGGCGCTGTCTGTCATCCCTTACGCGGGCGCTGGTGCACGCGTCCCGACCCGCGCGATGGCCCGCTCGCGCAGGACAACGTAAAGACCCGCCGCAATCGTGA
- a CDS encoding glyoxalase superfamily protein, translating into MLFHPAIPIFRCFDERLARDFYLGFLGFVETFAFRQDRDGPLCLGVQLGKCRLHLSEFFGDASPGGSIRIEMDDVHGFCAAVLAKDDPHARPEVQRQPWGMDDMTMSDPFGNRLIFCTDIPDGAG; encoded by the coding sequence ATGCTGTTCCATCCCGCCATTCCCATATTCCGCTGCTTTGATGAGCGTCTGGCGCGTGACTTTTACCTTGGTTTTCTTGGCTTCGTAGAAACCTTTGCCTTTCGTCAGGACAGGGACGGGCCGCTCTGCCTGGGCGTGCAATTGGGAAAATGCCGTCTGCACCTGTCGGAGTTTTTCGGTGACGCGAGCCCCGGCGGGTCGATAAGGATCGAGATGGACGATGTGCACGGGTTTTGCGCGGCAGTGTTGGCGAAAGACGACCCTCACGCGCGGCCCGAGGTGCAGCGTCAGCCCTGGGGCATGGACGACATGACGATGTCTGACCCGTTCGGCAACCGGCTGATCTTTTGCACTGATATACCTGACGGCGCAGGCTGA
- a CDS encoding DUF2842 domain-containing protein, giving the protein MALRYKTRKRLSLLILIVALPLYIVAAVSLVGVFERPSFLVELVIYVGLGVIWAFPLKFIFKGIGQADPDTPDS; this is encoded by the coding sequence ATGGCCCTGCGCTACAAGACCCGGAAACGCCTGTCCCTGCTGATCCTGATCGTCGCGCTGCCCCTTTACATCGTGGCAGCCGTGTCATTGGTCGGGGTCTTCGAACGCCCGTCGTTCTTGGTGGAACTGGTGATCTATGTCGGGTTGGGCGTGATCTGGGCATTTCCGCTCAAGTTCATCTTCAAGGGGATCGGTCAGGCGGATCCCGACACACCGGATTCGTGA